One genomic segment of Natrononativus amylolyticus includes these proteins:
- a CDS encoding universal stress protein, with the protein MVDDTPETRGTLLVPLANPDTADRQLDTAIDIATDRSYRLVLVFVLEVPPQLSLADGRRYLLDSRHEELLQTAAERAAEAGILAERRIRMARGVARGIVGAAARYDADAILVGWRGRPPRGNVVLGSHVDTVLRDAECDVLVKRVQTPSPADPDSVLVPVAGGPHDECALEAAASIARSHDAGVHLLHVVAETNPEYTESEAEVLLGGTRSSLEGVATTTEVATAENVAGAITDRTADHDLTLLGVSRGGLLERRLLGSVSEGVGRHAAGTVILARRYVPTTSRLRRALSRRRPSGDR; encoded by the coding sequence ATGGTCGACGATACACCCGAGACGCGCGGCACGCTGTTGGTTCCGCTCGCCAACCCCGACACCGCGGATCGCCAGCTGGACACGGCGATCGACATCGCGACGGACCGGTCGTACCGGCTCGTTCTCGTGTTCGTTCTCGAGGTCCCGCCGCAGCTCTCACTCGCGGACGGCCGGCGGTACCTGCTCGATTCCCGCCACGAGGAACTGTTACAGACGGCCGCCGAGCGGGCTGCAGAGGCCGGGATTCTCGCCGAGCGACGGATTCGGATGGCCCGCGGCGTCGCGCGCGGCATCGTCGGCGCGGCGGCGCGCTACGACGCCGACGCGATACTCGTGGGGTGGCGCGGGCGGCCGCCGAGAGGGAACGTCGTCCTCGGGAGCCACGTCGACACGGTTCTGCGCGACGCCGAGTGCGACGTCCTCGTCAAGCGGGTCCAGACGCCTTCGCCCGCCGATCCCGATTCCGTGCTGGTTCCCGTCGCGGGCGGCCCCCACGACGAGTGCGCCCTCGAGGCCGCCGCGTCGATCGCCCGCAGCCACGACGCCGGCGTTCACCTGCTGCACGTCGTCGCCGAGACGAACCCCGAGTACACCGAGTCGGAAGCGGAAGTCCTGCTCGGCGGCACGCGCTCCTCTCTCGAGGGCGTGGCGACCACCACGGAGGTAGCCACCGCCGAGAACGTCGCGGGCGCGATCACGGATCGGACGGCCGACCACGACCTCACCCTCCTCGGCGTCTCGCGCGGCGGCCTACTCGAACGCCGGCTCCTGGGGTCGGTCTCGGAGGGCGTCGGGCGACACGCCGCGGGAACGGTGATCCTCGCCAGGCGGTACGTGCCGACCACCTCGCGGCTGCGCCGGGCGCTCTCCCGGCGGCGGCCGTCGGGCGACCGCTGA
- a CDS encoding CBS domain-containing protein: protein MTVDTLSRSDVVTATVESSVRDLAVTMRDDGVGSVVITDGDEPVGIVTDRDLTVAVLAEGADADELDATDVMSDELRTIDHDAGFYEATELMNSHGIRRLPVVGADGELAGIITADDLSELLADEHQELTGVLRSQRAPY from the coding sequence ATGACAGTCGACACCCTCTCGCGGAGCGACGTCGTAACGGCGACGGTCGAGTCCTCGGTACGCGACCTCGCGGTGACGATGCGCGACGACGGCGTCGGAAGCGTCGTGATAACCGACGGCGACGAGCCGGTCGGAATCGTCACGGACCGCGATCTGACGGTAGCGGTTCTCGCCGAGGGGGCCGACGCGGACGAACTCGACGCGACCGACGTGATGTCCGACGAACTCCGGACGATCGACCACGACGCCGGCTTCTACGAGGCGACCGAACTGATGAACAGCCACGGGATCCGCCGGCTCCCCGTCGTCGGCGCCGACGGCGAACTCGCCGGCATCATCACGGCCGACGACCTGAGCGAACTGCTCGCGGACGAACACCAGGAGCTCACGGGCGTCCTCCGGTCCCAGCGAGCGCCGTACTGA
- a CDS encoding universal stress protein: protein MIAVPEGYWAAFDDPERALLGSVAEAVVTRSPVPVVVVP from the coding sequence GTGATCGCGGTGCCGGAAGGGTACTGGGCCGCGTTCGACGACCCCGAGCGGGCGCTTCTCGGCAGCGTCGCCGAAGCGGTCGTCACGCGGTCTCCGGTGCCGGTCGTCGTCGTCCCGTAG
- a CDS encoding sulfatase family protein: MADSRQDEPHVLLIHCHDLGQYLGCYGVDIETPTIDALADDGALFENHYVTAPQCSPSRGSLMTGRYPHVNGLMGLAHGSWELHEDETILPQYLGNNGYETHLFGLQHISQDTDRLEYDFVHSEGNLYPGVSPAVHQANRARNVADVVSTFLERGASDDPFFASVGFFELHRVEEENGRFGFDADHYDDDDPDGIRPLPYLPDRRGIRHDLAEMRGMVTAVDDAMASITDTLEATGLDEETLVIFTTEHGIAFPRAKGSCYDAGIEGALLMCGPRLPEGARYDELVSNVDVLPTLLEYVGLEVPDRIDGRSFAALLGDDASAGDGETSYEERERLFAEMTWHDMYNPVRAIRTERYKYIRNFWHLPEVYLTKDIFASESGREVRESYGTPPRAYEELYDIHEDPQEAENVAFEPRYAEIRNDLSEQLYEWMVDTDDPLLNGPVAPGDYDEITDWTHLDE; encoded by the coding sequence ATGGCGGATTCCCGACAGGACGAGCCACACGTCCTTCTGATTCACTGTCACGACCTCGGACAGTACCTCGGCTGTTACGGCGTCGACATCGAGACGCCGACGATCGACGCGCTCGCCGACGACGGCGCGCTGTTCGAGAACCACTACGTCACCGCACCCCAGTGCTCGCCGAGTCGCGGCAGCCTCATGACGGGTCGGTACCCACACGTCAACGGGCTCATGGGGCTGGCCCACGGCAGCTGGGAGCTCCACGAAGACGAGACGATCCTGCCGCAGTATCTGGGGAACAACGGCTACGAGACCCACCTGTTCGGCCTCCAGCACATCTCCCAGGACACCGATCGACTCGAGTACGACTTCGTCCACTCCGAGGGAAACCTCTACCCCGGCGTCTCGCCGGCGGTCCACCAGGCCAATCGCGCGCGAAACGTCGCCGACGTCGTCTCGACGTTCCTCGAGCGCGGGGCGTCCGACGACCCCTTCTTCGCCAGCGTCGGCTTCTTCGAACTCCACCGGGTCGAAGAGGAGAACGGCCGGTTCGGCTTCGACGCCGACCACTACGACGACGACGATCCCGACGGCATCCGGCCGCTGCCGTACCTGCCCGATCGCCGGGGAATCCGCCACGACTTAGCGGAGATGCGGGGGATGGTGACCGCCGTCGACGACGCAATGGCCTCGATCACCGACACGCTCGAAGCGACGGGGCTCGACGAGGAGACCCTCGTGATCTTCACCACCGAACACGGGATCGCCTTCCCGCGCGCGAAAGGGAGCTGTTACGACGCCGGCATCGAGGGGGCGCTGCTGATGTGCGGGCCGCGACTCCCCGAGGGGGCGCGGTACGACGAACTCGTCAGCAACGTCGACGTGCTGCCGACGCTGCTCGAGTACGTCGGCCTCGAGGTGCCCGACCGGATCGACGGGCGGAGCTTCGCGGCGCTACTCGGGGACGACGCCAGCGCGGGCGACGGCGAGACGAGCTACGAGGAGCGCGAGCGGCTGTTCGCCGAGATGACCTGGCACGACATGTACAACCCCGTCAGGGCGATCCGCACGGAGCGGTACAAGTACATCCGAAACTTCTGGCACCTCCCCGAGGTGTACCTCACGAAGGACATCTTCGCGAGCGAGTCAGGCCGAGAGGTCCGGGAGTCCTACGGGACGCCGCCGCGGGCGTACGAGGAGCTGTACGACATCCACGAGGACCCACAGGAGGCGGAAAACGTCGCGTTCGAGCCGCGGTACGCGGAGATCAGGAACGACCTCTCCGAACAGCTCTACGAGTGGATGGTCGACACCGACGACCCCTTGCTCAACGGACCGGTGGCGCCGGGGGACTACGACGAGATCACGGACTGGACGCACCTGGACGAGTGA
- a CDS encoding DUF2267 domain-containing protein, translating to MNYKEFIGQVQHRLEYAQFGQAVRATRATLTTLGERLHEGEATDLASPLPMEIDRYLTEADSGQRFDYGEFVGRVADREDVDRPTANYHAQQIVALLAEIVPPGNLEKARNQLPDDYERLFELTDLAAEE from the coding sequence ATGAACTACAAGGAATTCATCGGCCAGGTCCAGCACAGACTCGAGTACGCCCAGTTCGGCCAGGCGGTCCGGGCCACGCGGGCGACGCTGACGACCCTCGGCGAGCGGCTCCACGAGGGGGAGGCGACCGACCTCGCCAGCCCGCTCCCCATGGAGATCGACCGCTACCTCACGGAGGCCGACTCCGGCCAGCGCTTCGACTACGGCGAGTTCGTCGGCCGGGTCGCCGACCGCGAGGACGTCGACCGACCGACGGCGAACTACCACGCCCAGCAGATCGTGGCGCTGCTCGCCGAGATCGTCCCGCCGGGGAACCTCGAGAAGGCGCGCAACCAGCTTCCCGACGACTACGAGCGGCTGTTCGAACTCACCGACCTCGCCGCCGAGGAGTGA
- a CDS encoding DUF4336 domain-containing protein encodes MTTVLEPRGDRLWTHEEPLRFYGFEIGRITTVIRLSSGGLFVQSPAELTPALEADLRELGGVRFVAPASKLHGHLYMEQYREAFPDAELLAAPGLDGRRSDLRFDGLLGDAPDPRWAPDLDQVAVLGNRLLTEIAFFHRQSRTLILGDVGYHIGRDSPLKTRLMARLLGMYEQVGPPRDYRLAVTNEASFRRSIREILAWEFDRVIPGHGEIVETGGKRAVLEGFDSLL; translated from the coding sequence ATGACGACGGTTCTCGAGCCCCGCGGGGATCGCCTCTGGACCCACGAGGAGCCGCTTCGCTTCTACGGCTTCGAGATCGGCCGCATCACGACAGTGATCCGGCTCTCGAGCGGGGGGCTGTTCGTCCAGTCGCCGGCCGAACTGACGCCGGCTCTCGAGGCCGACCTCAGGGAACTCGGCGGGGTGCGGTTCGTCGCTCCGGCGAGCAAGCTTCACGGCCACCTGTACATGGAGCAGTACCGCGAGGCGTTTCCGGACGCCGAACTGCTCGCCGCGCCGGGGCTCGACGGCCGGCGGAGCGACCTCCGGTTCGACGGGTTACTCGGCGACGCGCCGGACCCGCGGTGGGCGCCCGACCTCGATCAGGTCGCCGTCCTCGGCAACCGGCTGCTGACCGAGATCGCGTTTTTCCACCGGCAGAGTCGAACCCTGATACTCGGCGACGTGGGCTACCACATCGGGCGGGACAGCCCGCTGAAGACCCGCCTCATGGCCCGTCTCCTGGGGATGTACGAGCAGGTCGGACCGCCGAGGGACTACCGGTTGGCGGTAACCAACGAGGCGAGTTTCCGCCGATCGATTCGGGAGATCCTCGCCTGGGAGTTCGACCGGGTGATCCCCGGCCACGGCGAGATCGTCGAAACGGGCGGCAAACGCGCGGTACTCGAGGGGTTCGACTCGCTGCTATGA
- the yqeC gene encoding selenium cofactor biosynthesis protein YqeC, giving the protein MTAQNLVDALGIDRDRGVTCVVGAGGKKSTLYALADRLERAIVTATVRIPPFEEHVASLEVTADPIATAHDAVVNAEDEPDATPDGRWPLGLVAARERTDRYRGYEPAVVDDLAAAVDVPILVKADGARTRWLKAPNDREPQLPAAADTVIPIASARVVGETLDDTLVHRPERVAAVTGLEVGDEITAEAVATVLTSERGGWKGVPDGATVVPLLNMVDTPALERTTREVGTEILRQRDVTRVVLTRLLEDRPVVDILE; this is encoded by the coding sequence ATGACCGCACAGAATCTCGTCGACGCCCTCGGAATCGACCGCGACCGCGGCGTCACCTGCGTCGTCGGCGCCGGCGGGAAGAAGTCGACGCTGTACGCCCTCGCCGACCGCCTCGAGCGGGCGATCGTCACCGCCACGGTTCGCATCCCGCCGTTCGAAGAACACGTCGCCTCCCTCGAGGTGACCGCCGACCCGATCGCCACCGCTCACGACGCTGTTGTGAACGCCGAGGACGAACCGGACGCAACGCCGGATGGGAGGTGGCCGCTGGGACTGGTCGCAGCTCGAGAGCGCACCGATCGGTACCGGGGGTACGAGCCGGCCGTCGTCGACGACCTCGCCGCGGCGGTCGACGTCCCGATCCTGGTCAAGGCCGACGGCGCCCGAACCCGGTGGCTCAAGGCGCCGAACGACCGGGAGCCACAGCTTCCCGCCGCGGCGGACACCGTGATCCCGATCGCGAGCGCCCGCGTCGTCGGCGAGACGCTCGACGACACGCTCGTCCACCGCCCCGAGCGCGTGGCCGCGGTGACCGGCCTCGAGGTCGGCGACGAAATCACCGCCGAGGCCGTCGCGACCGTGCTGACGAGCGAGCGAGGCGGCTGGAAGGGCGTTCCCGACGGCGCGACGGTCGTCCCGCTGCTCAACATGGTCGACACGCCCGCCCTCGAGCGGACCACTCGCGAGGTCGGGACCGAGATCCTGCGGCAACGGGACGTCACCCGCGTCGTGCTCACGCGACTGCTCGAGGACCGACCAGTGGTCGACATCCTCGAGTGA
- a CDS encoding universal stress protein — MTDRILVPVDGSPLSRRALETALEEHPDSGIVVLHVIDPSEPGYSVADAEYDHTTEPRHGSEAWYDRANELVDDLFDELTATAADHDGSIATERAIGRADREIIEYATHNDVDQIILGSHGRETGAHPLVGSVTEAVAFRAPMRVSLIR; from the coding sequence ATGACCGACCGAATCCTCGTTCCGGTCGACGGCTCGCCGCTGTCGCGCCGGGCGCTCGAGACGGCCCTCGAGGAACACCCCGACAGCGGGATCGTCGTCCTCCACGTGATCGACCCCAGCGAACCGGGGTACAGCGTCGCCGACGCCGAGTACGACCACACGACCGAGCCGCGCCACGGATCCGAGGCGTGGTACGATCGTGCCAACGAACTGGTAGACGACCTGTTCGACGAACTGACGGCGACCGCGGCCGACCACGACGGCTCGATCGCCACCGAGCGCGCGATCGGCCGCGCCGACCGGGAGATCATCGAGTACGCGACCCACAACGACGTCGATCAGATCATCCTCGGCAGTCACGGCCGCGAAACCGGCGCTCACCCCCTCGTCGGCAGTGTTACCGAGGCGGTCGCGTTTCGCGCTCCGATGCGGGTGTCGCTGATCCGCTAG
- a CDS encoding universal stress protein, giving the protein MDETILVAVDDSDSANDVLERAMAFAAATGGDLHVLTVVEPRRSRLAFGISEVDDLNTATASLADHVAEAYDGYSVDVHAEVRRGRPAAEILSHADEIGATLLVVGRHGTTGLPRALLGSTADRLTRLSRVPVVLVPGPDADDEGEPRR; this is encoded by the coding sequence ATGGACGAGACGATTCTGGTCGCCGTCGACGACAGCGACTCGGCAAACGACGTCCTCGAGCGAGCGATGGCGTTCGCGGCCGCGACCGGCGGCGACCTGCACGTCCTGACCGTGGTCGAGCCCCGTCGAAGTCGGCTGGCGTTCGGCATCAGCGAGGTAGACGATCTCAACACCGCGACGGCCAGCCTCGCCGACCACGTCGCCGAGGCGTACGACGGCTATTCGGTCGACGTCCACGCCGAGGTTCGCCGCGGCCGCCCGGCGGCCGAGATCCTGTCCCACGCCGACGAGATCGGCGCGACCCTGCTCGTCGTCGGCAGACACGGAACTACGGGGCTTCCCAGGGCGCTCCTCGGCAGCACGGCCGACCGCCTGACGCGGCTGTCCCGCGTTCCGGTGGTGCTCGTTCCGGGTCCGGACGCCGACGACGAGGGCGAACCGCGGCGCTGA
- a CDS encoding amidase: MTNTTFPLEEATIDRIHRAFEAGTLTSEELVDRYRERIDAYDRAGPELNSIVTVHDEATARAAELDRSFEESGTFVGPLHGIPVVVKDHVETTDIPTTYGSEAFDGYVPDAESEVTRRLREAGAVVLAKTTMPDWATSWFGFSSNTGRTKNPYDPTRDPGGSSSGTGAAVAANLGAVGIGTDCGGSIRVPASFDNLVGFRVTPGLISRAGVSPLVSQQDTAGPMTRTVRDTAKLLDVLVGYDERDTLTGRTTLVADRGSYTNALLADGLNGARIGVLRDGFGDADDPDSGPVVDAVERALTTMRNAGATLVDPVEIPRLDAYLEETMLYILQSKHDLNEFLADRDGPVDSVEDLYESGRYHDLLDLFVGFAEEGPADLSENLDYWKRRNAQHAFQEEILAVFAAHGLDAIVFPDVQVVPPTEREIREGTYETMTFATNTIIASQSLCSAVSVPAGFTGDGLPVGLELLGRPFDEPTLLALAYSFEQATDHRRPPETTPPLSE; encoded by the coding sequence ATGACGAACACGACGTTTCCGCTCGAGGAGGCGACGATCGACCGGATCCACCGGGCGTTCGAAGCCGGGACGCTGACCAGCGAGGAGCTCGTCGACCGCTACCGAGAGCGCATCGACGCCTACGACCGCGCCGGCCCCGAACTCAACTCGATCGTGACGGTACACGACGAGGCTACAGCCCGCGCCGCCGAACTCGACCGGTCCTTCGAGGAGTCCGGGACGTTCGTCGGCCCTCTCCACGGGATCCCGGTCGTGGTCAAGGATCACGTCGAGACGACCGACATTCCGACGACGTACGGCTCCGAGGCGTTCGACGGCTACGTTCCGGACGCCGAATCGGAAGTGACCCGACGGCTGCGCGAGGCGGGAGCGGTCGTCCTGGCGAAAACGACGATGCCGGACTGGGCGACGTCGTGGTTCGGGTTCTCCTCGAACACCGGCCGGACGAAGAACCCGTACGATCCGACGCGGGACCCGGGCGGCTCGAGCAGCGGAACCGGAGCGGCGGTCGCCGCGAACCTGGGCGCCGTCGGCATCGGGACGGACTGCGGCGGCTCCATCCGCGTGCCCGCGTCGTTCGACAACCTCGTCGGGTTTCGCGTGACGCCCGGTCTCATCAGCCGTGCCGGCGTGAGCCCGCTGGTTTCACAGCAGGACACGGCCGGCCCGATGACGCGAACCGTCCGCGACACGGCCAAACTGCTCGACGTTCTCGTCGGCTACGACGAGCGCGACACGCTCACCGGCCGAACGACACTGGTTGCAGACCGGGGCTCGTACACGAACGCCCTCCTCGCCGACGGGTTGAACGGCGCGCGGATCGGCGTACTCCGGGACGGGTTCGGCGACGCCGACGACCCCGACTCCGGGCCGGTCGTCGACGCCGTCGAGCGGGCGCTCACGACGATGCGCAACGCCGGCGCGACGCTCGTCGACCCCGTCGAAATCCCGAGACTGGACGCCTACCTCGAGGAGACGATGCTCTACATTCTGCAGTCGAAACACGACCTGAACGAGTTCCTCGCGGATCGCGACGGCCCGGTCGACTCCGTCGAGGACCTCTACGAGAGCGGGCGGTACCACGACCTGCTGGATCTGTTCGTCGGGTTCGCCGAGGAGGGACCGGCGGATCTCTCGGAGAACCTCGACTACTGGAAGCGCCGAAACGCACAGCACGCGTTCCAGGAGGAGATCCTGGCCGTGTTCGCGGCCCACGGCCTGGACGCGATCGTCTTCCCCGACGTACAGGTCGTCCCGCCGACGGAACGCGAGATCCGGGAGGGGACCTACGAGACGATGACGTTCGCGACGAACACGATCATCGCCTCGCAGTCGCTCTGTAGCGCGGTCTCGGTCCCGGCCGGCTTCACCGGCGACGGGCTACCGGTCGGCCTCGAGTTGCTGGGGCGTCCGTTCGACGAACCGACGCTGCTCGCGCTGGCGTACTCCTTCGAGCAAGCGACCGACCACCGCCGGCCGCCGGAGACTACCCCGCCGCTATCGGAGTGA
- the uvrA gene encoding excinuclease ABC subunit UvrA has translation MSKEYIEVRGAEEHNLKDLDVSIPRESFTVVTGLSGSGKSSLAFETVYAEGQRRYIESLSAYARNFLGQMDKPQVETVEGLSPAISIDQKNAANNPRSTVGTVTELHDYLRLLYARVGTPHCPECGREVGEQSAQNMVERILELPEGTRAKLAAPVVRDQKGAFEDLFDELVSEGYARVEVDGEEHDLTMERPDLDENYDHTIDVIVDRVKVSTEARPRIIDSVETALEEADGVLKVILPDAPEEVAAELGEESRRTGALGDEMEEDDRFVVEFSKDLACTHCGIDVPEIETRSFSFNSPHGACPECEGLGETKEVDEELVVQDPSKPLKTVFEPWSYNRSYYRTRLDAVAEHFDVSLSTPLEEIDDDVREAFLYGTSEQVLFKRRTKNGTRRKRKRFEGIIPNLERRYLETDSQGTREHIEDYMSVTECPACDGTRLRPASRAVLVDGTSITEINAASIGDALDHFESLEASFTEREKVIAEEILKEIRARLGFMCEVGLEYLTLDREASTLSGGESQRIRLATQIGSGLVGVLYVLDEPSIGLHQRDNDRLLDTLEELRDLGNTLLVVEHDEETMRRADNVIDMGPGPGKRGGEVVVNGPVDEVVACEGSITGDYLSGRKQIPVPEERRDPAGALTILGARQHNLKDLDVDIPLGCFTAITGVSGSGKSTLMHDVLYKGLAREMNDNTSVIPGDHDGLEGLEAIETVRLIDQSPIGRTPRSNPATYTNVFDYVRELFAETKLAKQRGYEVGRFSFNVKGGRCEECGGQGTVKIEMNFLSDVYVPCEECEGARYNDATLDVTYKGATIADVLDMEVEEAYEFFEANSQIRRRLKLLKDVGLDYMTLGQPSTTLSGGEAQRIKLAEELGKKDTGETLYLLDEPTTGLHHEDERKLIDVLHRLTDNGNTVVVIEHELDLVKNADHVIDLGPEGGEHGGELVATGTPEDVARLEDSHTGHYLRDLLPGVDLEGPRGERVEPVTAPTDD, from the coding sequence ATGAGCAAGGAGTACATCGAGGTGCGGGGTGCAGAGGAGCACAACCTGAAGGACCTCGACGTCTCGATTCCGCGCGAGTCGTTCACCGTCGTCACCGGCCTCTCGGGGTCGGGGAAGTCGTCGCTCGCGTTCGAGACGGTGTACGCCGAGGGCCAGCGACGCTACATCGAGAGCCTCTCGGCGTACGCCCGGAACTTCCTGGGCCAGATGGACAAACCCCAGGTCGAGACGGTCGAAGGCCTCTCCCCCGCGATCAGCATCGATCAGAAGAACGCCGCCAACAACCCCCGCTCGACGGTCGGAACGGTCACCGAACTCCACGACTACCTCCGCCTGCTGTACGCCCGCGTCGGCACCCCGCACTGTCCGGAGTGCGGCCGCGAGGTCGGCGAGCAGTCGGCCCAGAACATGGTCGAGCGCATCCTCGAGCTACCGGAGGGAACCAGAGCCAAACTCGCCGCGCCGGTCGTCCGCGACCAGAAGGGGGCCTTCGAGGACCTGTTCGACGAGCTGGTCTCCGAGGGGTACGCGCGGGTCGAGGTCGACGGCGAGGAGCACGACCTCACCATGGAGCGTCCCGACTTGGACGAGAACTACGACCACACGATCGACGTGATCGTCGACCGCGTAAAGGTCTCGACGGAGGCTCGTCCACGGATCATCGACAGCGTCGAGACGGCGCTCGAGGAGGCCGACGGCGTCCTCAAAGTCATCCTCCCTGATGCACCGGAGGAGGTCGCCGCCGAGCTGGGCGAGGAGTCCCGTCGGACCGGGGCGCTGGGCGACGAAATGGAGGAGGACGACCGGTTCGTCGTCGAGTTCTCGAAGGATCTCGCCTGTACGCACTGTGGCATCGACGTCCCCGAGATCGAGACCCGCTCCTTTTCGTTCAACTCGCCCCACGGCGCCTGCCCGGAGTGTGAAGGGCTCGGCGAGACGAAGGAGGTCGACGAGGAACTCGTGGTTCAGGACCCCTCCAAACCGCTGAAGACCGTCTTCGAGCCCTGGAGCTACAACCGCTCGTACTACCGGACCCGGCTGGACGCCGTCGCCGAGCACTTCGACGTCTCGCTGTCGACCCCGCTCGAGGAGATCGACGACGACGTCCGCGAGGCGTTCCTCTACGGGACCAGCGAGCAGGTGCTGTTCAAGCGCCGGACGAAAAACGGCACCCGACGCAAGCGAAAGCGGTTCGAGGGCATCATCCCGAACTTAGAGCGACGGTACCTCGAGACGGACTCCCAGGGCACCCGCGAGCACATCGAGGACTACATGTCCGTCACCGAGTGTCCGGCCTGCGACGGCACCCGGCTGCGACCCGCGAGCCGCGCCGTGCTGGTCGACGGCACCTCGATCACCGAGATCAACGCCGCGAGCATCGGCGACGCCCTCGATCACTTCGAGTCGCTCGAGGCCAGTTTCACCGAGCGCGAGAAGGTGATCGCCGAGGAGATTCTCAAGGAGATCCGCGCCCGGCTGGGTTTCATGTGCGAGGTGGGCCTCGAGTACCTCACCCTCGACCGGGAGGCTTCGACCCTCTCCGGCGGAGAGAGCCAGCGGATTCGCCTCGCCACGCAGATCGGTTCCGGGCTCGTGGGCGTGCTGTACGTCCTCGACGAGCCCTCGATCGGGCTCCACCAGCGGGACAACGACCGGCTGCTGGATACGCTCGAGGAACTTCGCGACCTCGGAAACACCCTGCTGGTCGTCGAACACGACGAGGAGACGATGCGTCGGGCGGACAACGTCATCGACATGGGGCCCGGCCCCGGCAAGCGCGGCGGCGAAGTCGTCGTCAACGGCCCCGTCGACGAGGTCGTCGCCTGCGAGGGGTCCATTACGGGCGACTACCTCTCGGGCCGAAAGCAGATCCCGGTCCCCGAGGAGCGTCGCGACCCCGCGGGCGCGCTGACGATCCTCGGCGCCCGCCAGCACAACCTCAAAGACCTGGACGTCGACATCCCGCTCGGCTGCTTTACGGCGATCACGGGCGTCTCGGGTTCCGGGAAGTCCACCCTGATGCACGACGTCCTCTACAAGGGGCTGGCCCGCGAGATGAACGACAACACGAGCGTCATTCCGGGCGACCACGACGGCCTCGAGGGCCTCGAGGCGATCGAAACCGTGCGGCTGATCGACCAGTCGCCGATCGGGCGCACCCCCCGGTCGAACCCGGCGACGTACACCAACGTCTTCGACTACGTCCGCGAACTGTTCGCGGAGACGAAACTCGCCAAACAGCGCGGCTACGAGGTGGGCCGGTTCTCCTTCAACGTCAAGGGCGGCCGCTGTGAGGAGTGTGGCGGCCAGGGAACGGTGAAGATCGAGATGAACTTCCTCTCGGACGTCTACGTCCCCTGCGAGGAGTGCGAGGGGGCTCGCTACAACGACGCCACTCTCGACGTCACCTACAAAGGGGCGACCATCGCGGACGTACTGGACATGGAGGTCGAGGAGGCCTACGAGTTCTTCGAGGCGAACTCCCAGATCCGACGTCGCCTGAAGCTGCTGAAGGACGTCGGCCTCGACTACATGACCCTGGGCCAGCCCTCGACCACCCTCTCCGGCGGGGAGGCCCAGCGGATCAAACTCGCCGAGGAGTTAGGGAAGAAAGACACCGGCGAGACGCTCTACCTGCTCGACGAGCCGACGACCGGACTCCACCACGAGGACGAGCGCAAACTGATCGACGTGCTCCACCGGCTGACCGACAACGGCAACACCGTCGTCGTCATCGAGCACGAACTGGACCTGGTGAAAAACGCCGATCACGTCATCGACCTCGGCCCGGAGGGCGGCGAGCACGGCGGCGAGCTCGTCGCGACCGGCACCCCCGAAGACGTGGCGCGACTCGAGGACTCCCACACCGGCCACTATCTGCGGGACCTGCTGCCGGGCGTGGATCTCGAGGGGCCCCGCGGCGAGCGCGTCGAACCGGTGACGGCGCCGACGGACGACTGA